One region of Limnospira fusiformis SAG 85.79 genomic DNA includes:
- a CDS encoding GUN4 domain-containing protein, translating into MMEKCPVCETEYTPNEVETCSVCGYDLTPYPPVIGGIPSGFLEKEKKRIAAAKRVWQLSQKRIAAAKRVWQLSQSQVESAQAMVSQLQSQLDETTRKIDGFTTTQSRLESQIEAIASQLQSQNEAIASQSQSRLESQIEAIASQLQSHNEAIASQLQSRLESQIEAIASQLQSQSSQIEAIASQLQSQSSQNEAIASQSQSRLESQIEAIASHLKSQRKAIASQPKQISKPVPDTRILSSSGFDYSQLNRLLKSGQWKAADEETAKMMLAVAGQTGRYLDDDDIKNFPCEDLRIIDGLWVKHSNGRFGFSVQKQIYINCGGKPDGSYPGDTIWKRYCDEVGWRVNGSYLSLITFSAAAPRGHLPFGWRKVRVMGGSASLAHRLVTCSI; encoded by the coding sequence ATGATGGAGAAATGTCCCGTTTGTGAAACCGAATATACACCAAATGAGGTGGAAACCTGTTCCGTGTGTGGTTATGACCTGACACCCTATCCCCCTGTGATTGGTGGGATACCCTCCGGGTTTTTGGAGAAGGAGAAAAAACGCATTGCCGCCGCCAAGCGGGTTTGGCAATTGTCTCAAAAACGCATTGCGGCAGCCAAGCGGGTTTGGCAATTGTCTCAGTCTCAGGTAGAGTCCGCACAGGCGATGGTTTCTCAGTTGCAGTCTCAGTTAGATGAGACCACCCGGAAAATTGACGGTTTTACCACTACTCAATCACGGCTAGAATCTCAGATAGAAGCGATCGCATCTCAACTCCAATCCCAGAATGAAGCGATCGCATCTCAATCGCAATCACGGCTAGAATCGCAGATAGAAGCGATCGCATCTCAACTCCAATCCCATAATGAAGCGATCGCATCTCAACTCCAATCACGGCTAGAATCGCAGATAGAAGCGATCGCATCTCAACTCCAATCCCAATCGTCACAGATAGAAGCGATCGCATCTCAACTCCAATCCCAATCGTCACAGAATGAAGCGATCGCATCTCAATCCCAATCACGGCTAGAATCGCAGATAGAAGCGATCGCATCTCACCTCAAATCCCAGAGAAAAGCGATCGCATCTCAACCTAAGCAGATTTCAAAACCAGTGCCAGATACTCGCATCCTGTCTTCTTCTGGTTTTGATTATAGCCAACTCAACAGATTATTGAAATCAGGCCAGTGGAAAGCTGCCGACGAAGAAACGGCTAAGATGATGTTAGCGGTGGCGGGACAAACCGGGAGATATTTAGACGACGATGATATCAAAAACTTTCCCTGCGAGGATTTGCGAATCATCGATGGTCTTTGGGTCAAACACAGCAACGGACGCTTCGGGTTTAGTGTCCAGAAGCAAATTTACATCAATTGTGGAGGTAAGCCTGATGGAAGCTATCCAGGTGATACAATATGGAAGCGGTATTGTGACGAGGTGGGATGGCGAGTGAATGGGTCGTATCTATCATTAATCACGTTTTCGGCGGCGGCTCCCCGGGGCCATCTACCCTTCGGTTGGCGTAAGGTGAGGGTTATGGGCGGTTCAGCTTCTCTCGCGCACAGACTTGTAACTTGTAGCATATAA
- a CDS encoding Hsp70 family protein → MASYKIGLDFGTTNSTISYLENGEPVAFKYGGQQSIPSFIAYEDDGYIDIGKAARQAAANDPQLESYGNFKMDLPLTENFANNYSSQHTPITVTTDYLRQLLLFPENTYSFRRQQGEIEGLVVSVPEIWQRDIYNRGRENLQTLIAQNLGLEKQLIQLVSEPVAAAAYYAWETQRRHQRENQEPFQGNLLVCDMGGGTFDVSLCRLYGDKKVEVLYFDGEGDRGLDSAGVAFDRRCVIQAYQQKNRTEPDLHSQEFMHLLQTFETVKIEGHDRYTRKLKNYCKSPSDFAEATLYSFSSGYTITNGQVYQAFQPIAEGICRVLERVNQWMAKHQQECDRIFLVGGFCQFYLVQKTILDALKITETDPRVDNDFNLIQSAFAISYGACLIANGLVQPSETYIHTIGIVVDIITASMEVEKTFIPIIEGGTNLDDLASVCLANIPPLEAFHDTPEVILGVIPQSKGPIFKKVLPDTVKLPISATSEKWRVGMRVNRSQVAYLAIVSVGGKRKVEYELGNIIAQMFPGFVMREDEFIN, encoded by the coding sequence ATGGCATCATATAAAATCGGTCTGGACTTCGGCACCACCAACTCCACTATATCCTACCTGGAAAACGGCGAACCGGTCGCCTTTAAATATGGCGGACAACAATCAATTCCCTCCTTCATCGCCTACGAAGACGACGGCTATATCGACATCGGAAAAGCGGCTAGACAAGCAGCAGCCAACGACCCGCAACTAGAAAGTTACGGTAACTTTAAAATGGACTTGCCGCTAACGGAAAACTTTGCCAATAATTACTCATCCCAACATACCCCCATCACCGTTACCACCGACTACCTGCGACAACTCCTCCTCTTCCCAGAAAATACCTACAGCTTCCGCCGCCAACAGGGGGAAATCGAGGGTTTGGTGGTGTCGGTGCCGGAAATTTGGCAGCGAGATATCTACAACCGGGGACGGGAAAACCTGCAAACTTTAATTGCCCAGAATTTGGGACTAGAAAAACAACTGATTCAACTGGTGAGTGAACCGGTGGCAGCCGCCGCCTATTACGCCTGGGAAACCCAACGCCGACACCAACGGGAAAATCAGGAACCTTTCCAAGGTAATCTCCTCGTTTGCGATATGGGTGGGGGAACTTTTGATGTCAGTTTGTGCCGCCTTTATGGAGACAAAAAGGTTGAGGTTTTGTACTTCGACGGAGAAGGCGATCGCGGTTTAGACTCAGCCGGGGTAGCCTTCGATCGCCGTTGTGTTATCCAAGCCTACCAACAAAAAAACCGCACAGAACCCGACCTCCACAGCCAGGAATTTATGCACCTCCTACAGACCTTTGAAACGGTCAAAATCGAGGGGCATGACCGATACACCAGAAAACTCAAAAACTACTGCAAAAGCCCTTCAGACTTCGCAGAAGCCACGCTCTATAGCTTTTCTAGTGGCTATACCATCACCAACGGGCAAGTTTACCAAGCCTTCCAGCCGATCGCCGAGGGAATTTGCCGAGTATTAGAACGGGTAAATCAGTGGATGGCTAAACATCAGCAAGAATGCGATCGCATTTTTTTAGTGGGGGGATTTTGTCAGTTTTACCTAGTGCAAAAAACCATCCTAGATGCCCTAAAAATAACGGAGACAGACCCCCGAGTTGATAATGATTTTAACCTGATTCAGAGTGCCTTTGCCATTTCCTACGGTGCTTGTTTAATCGCCAATGGTTTAGTCCAACCCAGCGAAACCTACATCCACACTATCGGTATTGTGGTGGATATAATCACGGCTTCTATGGAAGTAGAAAAAACATTTATTCCCATCATTGAAGGAGGCACAAATTTAGACGACCTCGCCTCGGTATGCTTGGCGAATATCCCCCCTCTGGAAGCATTCCACGACACCCCAGAGGTGATATTAGGGGTGATTCCCCAATCCAAGGGACCAATTTTTAAAAAGGTTTTACCGGATACGGTCAAACTCCCAATCAGCGCCACCTCAGAAAAATGGCGGGTGGGAATGCGGGTGAACCGTTCCCAAGTAGCTTATTTGGCGATCGTCTCGGTGGGGGGAAAGCGAAAAGTTGAATATGAACTGGGAAATATCATCGCGCAAATGTTCCCAGGTTTTGTCATGCGTGAGGACGAATTTATCAACTGA
- a CDS encoding PPC domain-containing protein, producing the protein MLIKVFAATATSLFALLPISILLPFSSAIASESSFAPSESSFAPSESSLAQGMEPDAVDTPLPESESLPQQDTEPVVGEIILLEEGELRDGDPVLPTDGSLFHQHTFFGEAGKRVKILLESSEFDTYLALFNPQDELLEENDDIDETNTNSRIIITLPETGTYRVIVNSYDATGRGRYQLRVSEVE; encoded by the coding sequence ATGCTTATTAAAGTTTTCGCGGCTACAGCCACCAGTCTATTCGCACTTCTGCCCATTTCGATTCTACTGCCTTTTTCTTCTGCGATCGCCTCAGAGTCTTCTTTCGCTCCCTCAGAGTCTTCTTTCGCTCCCTCAGAGTCTTCTTTGGCTCAAGGTATGGAACCTGATGCCGTTGATACCCCCCTCCCCGAGTCGGAGTCTTTACCCCAGCAAGATACAGAACCTGTCGTGGGAGAAATTATTTTGTTGGAAGAGGGGGAACTGAGAGATGGCGATCCAGTTTTGCCCACTGATGGTAGTTTATTCCATCAACATACTTTCTTTGGGGAGGCTGGGAAAAGGGTTAAGATTCTCCTGGAAAGTTCTGAGTTTGACACCTATTTAGCATTGTTTAATCCCCAAGATGAACTGCTGGAAGAAAATGATGATATTGATGAAACTAACACCAATTCACGCATCATTATTACCTTACCGGAAACGGGAACCTATCGGGTGATTGTCAACTCCTATGATGCTACTGGACGTGGTCGTTATCAGTTGCGGGTCAGTGAAGTTGAATAA
- a CDS encoding trypsin-like peptidase domain-containing protein — protein sequence MMNQHIFLNIITSGFLTLSTSLGLNIAPASAISPITEPESSPILIASDIEEQTNIRVYETASPAVVSINTDKANGSGAIISADGMVLTNAHVVSQGGQVEVTLADGRKMVADVVAYGENGLDLALLRIRNARNLPTIPIARPGSVRVGQRAFAIGNPFGQFQNTFTVGIVSRIDQERNLIQTDAAINPGNSGGPLLNSQGELIGVNTAIFTRGRGGGNIGIGFAISVDNVPPFLQAAKEGRAPRTAQQQRPIMFNNQDAKHLSLDGQEVRGVLAEGANVLPVDNSFYNLYTFDGQRGQRVIIDMMSDDFDSYLILLDIDGNELAQDDDGGDNTNARIEVTLPATGTYTLLANSYQAGETGNYRLRLRVAGDRRSELPSSSDDVILRQSGMLDPNSASVLPSDGSLYREYSFDGEAGQSVRIDLTSSDFDTYLALFGPNGRLVGENDDISNADTNSRLTVTLPATGPYRVVVNAFDSTGRGQYLLTVREVSI from the coding sequence ATGATGAACCAGCATATATTCTTAAATATTATAACATCTGGATTTTTAACTCTTAGCACCAGCCTAGGTCTGAATATAGCCCCAGCTAGTGCCATTTCCCCCATCACCGAACCAGAGTCCTCTCCTATTCTCATCGCTTCCGATATCGAGGAACAAACGAATATCCGGGTTTATGAAACAGCCAGTCCTGCTGTAGTTTCCATCAACACAGATAAAGCTAATGGTAGCGGTGCAATTATCAGCGCAGATGGTATGGTGCTTACCAACGCCCATGTTGTCTCCCAAGGCGGTCAGGTAGAGGTAACACTTGCCGATGGTCGTAAAATGGTTGCCGATGTAGTTGCTTATGGCGAGAATGGGCTAGATTTGGCTTTGCTGAGGATTCGCAATGCTAGAAATTTGCCGACCATTCCCATTGCTAGACCCGGTTCCGTCAGAGTAGGACAAAGGGCCTTTGCCATTGGTAATCCCTTCGGTCAATTCCAAAATACCTTTACCGTCGGCATTGTCAGCCGCATTGACCAGGAACGGAATTTAATTCAGACTGATGCTGCTATCAACCCAGGTAACTCTGGCGGACCCCTGCTGAATAGTCAAGGGGAATTAATTGGCGTGAATACCGCCATTTTTACTAGAGGTCGTGGAGGTGGCAATATTGGCATTGGTTTTGCCATTTCCGTAGACAATGTACCCCCATTTTTGCAAGCCGCCAAAGAAGGACGCGCCCCCCGCACCGCCCAGCAACAGCGTCCGATTATGTTTAACAATCAGGATGCCAAACACTTATCATTAGACGGTCAGGAGGTTAGGGGAGTTCTAGCAGAAGGTGCTAATGTTCTACCCGTTGATAACAGTTTTTACAATCTTTATACTTTTGATGGGCAGCGAGGTCAGCGGGTAATCATCGACATGATGAGTGATGATTTCGACTCCTATTTGATTCTACTCGATATTGATGGCAATGAATTGGCTCAGGATGATGATGGGGGCGATAATACCAATGCCCGCATTGAGGTGACATTACCTGCCACTGGCACTTATACCCTGCTGGCTAACTCCTACCAGGCTGGAGAAACCGGAAACTATCGATTAAGGTTGCGGGTTGCAGGCGATCGCCGTTCCGAGTTACCCTCTTCTTCTGATGATGTCATTTTGCGTCAATCGGGAATGTTAGACCCTAACAGCGCTTCTGTACTTCCTTCTGATGGTAGTCTTTACCGTGAGTATAGTTTTGATGGAGAGGCCGGTCAATCGGTGAGAATTGATCTAACCAGTTCTGATTTTGATACTTATTTGGCGCTGTTTGGTCCCAATGGTCGCCTGGTTGGTGAAAATGATGATATCAGTAATGCCGATACCAATTCCCGCCTGACCGTGACTCTCCCTGCTACTGGTCCTTATCGAGTCGTGGTTAACGCTTTTGATAGTACCGGTCGTGGTCAGTACCTGCTGACAGTTCGTGAAGTTTCTATATAA
- a CDS encoding PD40 domain-containing protein, giving the protein MINPYYQRLFIIGLLVICVGMVSGCGGYPRLLNLPPDKSGNSVNSPSSEMNPQISSDYLVFASDRQGRQDIYLYDRQQAEFIDLPGLNSIDAIASEPAISSDGNYIVFNSTRGGQSDIYLYNRNTRQLRNLTDSLNAQVRHPTINADASVIAFESSLNGQWDIVVYNRYGQALNIP; this is encoded by the coding sequence ATGATCAACCCATATTACCAACGTCTATTTATAATCGGATTATTAGTAATTTGTGTGGGAATGGTTAGCGGTTGTGGTGGCTATCCCCGACTGTTAAATTTACCCCCCGACAAGAGCGGAAACAGTGTAAACTCTCCCAGTTCTGAGATGAACCCCCAGATATCTTCTGATTATCTAGTTTTCGCATCCGATCGCCAAGGTCGTCAAGACATCTATCTTTATGATCGCCAACAAGCCGAATTTATCGATCTACCCGGCTTAAATTCCATAGATGCGATCGCCTCAGAACCCGCCATTTCCAGCGACGGGAATTATATTGTTTTCAATTCTACCCGTGGCGGACAATCAGATATTTATTTATATAACCGAAACACCCGCCAACTCAGAAACCTGACCGACAGCCTCAACGCTCAAGTACGCCATCCCACCATTAACGCTGATGCCAGTGTAATTGCTTTCGAGTCTAGTCTCAATGGGCAGTGGGATATTGTCGTGTATAACCGATACGGTCAAGCCCTAAATATACCCTAA
- a CDS encoding TolB family protein, with translation MMITTALGNTRIFQYSKSRLWGKIFPWRRSQGTGRAKFVLAVLLLFQALMVGCSSVAINSSMVDGAINSIATDEQPALSGNGRFLAFVSNREGQNQLFLYDLRRRSYKTLLELRRSLTVMESPSLSYTGRYIVYSANDSGRADIYLYDRLTYRLEMLTRGYRGAVRHPHISPNGRYISFEGSRRGQWDIEIIDRGPNIELDTETSLSES, from the coding sequence ATGATGATTACAACCGCTCTGGGGAATACTAGGATTTTCCAATACTCTAAAAGCCGACTGTGGGGAAAAATATTTCCCTGGCGGCGGAGTCAGGGGACTGGTAGGGCGAAATTCGTCCTGGCGGTTTTATTGCTGTTTCAGGCGCTCATGGTGGGCTGTAGTTCAGTAGCCATCAATTCTTCTATGGTTGATGGTGCTATCAATAGCATAGCCACCGATGAGCAACCCGCATTAAGTGGAAACGGTCGTTTTTTGGCATTTGTGTCTAACCGAGAAGGTCAAAATCAATTGTTCCTGTATGACCTGCGGCGACGTAGCTATAAAACCTTGCTAGAATTGAGGCGATCGCTAACAGTAATGGAAAGCCCCAGTCTAAGTTATACCGGGCGTTATATAGTTTATAGCGCCAATGACTCAGGCCGTGCTGATATATACTTATACGATCGCCTTACCTACCGATTAGAAATGCTCACCCGTGGATATCGAGGTGCTGTCAGACATCCTCACATCAGCCCTAATGGTCGTTATATCAGCTTTGAGGGATCTAGGCGAGGTCAGTGGGATATTGAAATTATCGATCGCGGTCCGAATATTGAACTCGACACAGAAACCTCTTTGTCTGAATCATGA